A window of Festucalex cinctus isolate MCC-2025b chromosome 6, RoL_Fcin_1.0, whole genome shotgun sequence contains these coding sequences:
- the LOC144020703 gene encoding GRB2-related adapter protein-like: protein MEAVALFSFAASEADELSFQKGEVVKVTEMEEDSCWFVAEIEGKRGYVPENYISLLPHPWFAGRVSRLEAERRLHWRETGVFVVRESESAPGEFSVSVSYGDRVEHFRVLEGGGHYCIWDESFSSLNRLVDFYRTHSIAVEKVVCLRDPPSDVSPRQGPHGGRNPYPNPYKSTSLESLPSARLHGPHPLRESSSVQLLEQVLGKPRLAHALCDYAPPHTAHLHFLRGDLIDLLDCSGSRCWRGRCRGRVGVFPPQYVQPLYH, encoded by the exons ATGGAGGCTGTGGCACTTTTCTCCTTCGCCGCATCCGAAGCGGACGAGCTCAGCTTCCAGAAAGGGGAGGTCGTCAAG GTGACAGAAATGGAGGAGGATTCTTGCTGGTTCGTAGCAGAGATTGAAGGCAAACGGGGCTACGTGCCGGAGAACTACATTTCTCTTCTGCCTCATCC GTGGTTCGCGGGCCGGGTGTCGAGACTGGAGGCGGAGCGGCGTCTGCACTGGCGGGAAACCGGCGTGTTCGTGGTGAGGGAGAGTGAGTCAGCTCCCGGAGAGTTCTCCGTCTCTGTTAG CTATGGCGACAGGGTGGAGCATTTCCGAGTGCTGGAGGGGGGCGGTCACTACTGCATCTGGGATGAGTCCTTCAGCTCCCTAAACCGGCTGGTGGACTTCTACAGGACTCACAGCATCGCTGTGGAGAAGGTGGTCTGCCTCCGAGACCCCCCCTCGGACGTGTCCCCCCGCCAGGGCCCCCACGGCGGCCGTAACCCTTATCCCAACCCGTACAAAAGTACGTCTCTGGAGTCCCTCCCTTCGGCCCGCCTCCACGGCCCTCACCCACTGAGAGAGTCGTCCTCTGTGCAGCTGCTGGAACAGGTTTTGGGG aaaCCTCGCCTGGCTCATGCTCTGTGTGACTACGCCCCGCCGCACACCGCCCACCTGCACTTCCTGCGCGGTGACCTCATTGACCTGCTGGACTGCTCCGGTTCACGGTGCTGGAGGGGCCGCTGCCGCGGGCGGGTGGGGGTCTTTCCGCCGCAGTATGTCCAACCGCTGTACCACTGA
- the brat1 gene encoding integrator complex assembly factor BRAT1 isoform X1, with translation MDWESASLLPSVCALLADSAKPLPDDTILEKLLDRLTELSEAGVSLPESCPCLLDFIIAMASNSTSDSSILSFALKLSGLMAATEDGYRSLQERSVLEVIFRIQRWKDAELWNDPCIRIGWIHGLKRMLLHPEALAFFVQSGFIKPLLQLQSDPSMFVASAANHLLAHILLSIQPEEERASTESGAEHHHVFLQTYDHIKESLVPKEGELAAGSLQVLKMLALILDQARRPLRDQLLNAIATSLEELVEAGYSHLTPALIDVIMAGYSHDSNDVTSRLLSSMLNVDKPADLVHAAAAFLHRSHPRVSSDAANTSQAIRILLLPLHFVTEQPLLGTVPAEDNVIMAAQLKNKSTFIAMICVCLRSAPQLALMPPEVLPCNPAAIVLSVVILLRICSGDTSASSSSLLNGCRNEAFRCIISSGKVQKSALEALTSLSGSPGANSTMKEVSEVLIHYISNPDSDPTVLQKSYKALVQWMNVWTDLSSIPQQLGEDLLMAVKKRACDPRWDVRDSTIEFLGQLHCPLFLSDRSTTPLLREALQDPESYVRASAVSALARVLMPSWQQGTELAQEQIDTVKRLLDILREDTEGFARRAVVRYFMAWFSSCASPPSSPPSLLLESVRVVLSHCSLDLDWEVKVNTLELAELLLDAAFWDHRRSAGGEKHPYATFLTNGQPQAVDVTSDSALRSLADQGVFSALLSGLVDCDRPVALKACELLIKIRDVIYLAGDLTTGVCCELPDRGWGKEIRKMLESEGDESRRMNVREVLTSLGLDERRVLLSQSSDHVHNSFQSLLQDILSGRDPLGDAGKDGGQEVVVDCY, from the exons ATGGATTGGGAGAGTGCGTCACTGCTGCCCAGCGTGTGCGCGCTCCTAGCGGACTCCGCCAAGCCTCTGCCGGATGACACCATCCTGGAGAAACTACTGGACCGGCTCACCGAACTCTCCGAGGCAG gtgtgtcaCTTCCGGAAAGTTGCCCGTGTCTTCTTGACTTCATCATTGCCATGGCCTCCAACTCCACTTCCGATTCCAGCATCCTCTCCTTCGCCCTCAAACTCAGCGGCCTGATGGCAGCCACTGAGGACGGCTACAGATCCTTGCAG GAGCGCTCGGTTTTGGAGGTGATTTTTCGCATTCAGCGCTGGAAGGACGCCGAGCTGTGGAATGACCCCTGCATCCGAATCGGCTGGATTCACGGCTTAAAGAGAATGCTGCTGCACCCGGAGGCGCTGGCTTTCTTTGTGCAGTCAG GTTTCATCAAGCCACTCCTGCAGCTCCAATCGGATCCAAGCATGTTTGTTGCTTCCGCCGCCAATCACTTGCTGGCTCACATCCTGCTCTCAATTCAGCCGGAAGAAGAGCGTGCAAGCACTGAAAGCGGTGCAGAACACCACCATGTTTTCCTCCAAACGTATGACCATATAAAGGAGTCACTGGTACCCAAAGAAGGCGAGCTGGCAGCTGGTAGTCTGCAGGTCCTCAAGATGCTGGCGCTGATCCTGGACCAGGCCCGGCGTCCTCTGCGGGACCAGCTGCTCAATGCGATTGCTACCTCCCTGGAGGAGCTGGTAGAGGCGGGATATAGTCATCTTACACCTGCGCTAATAGATGTTATTATGGCTGGATACAG CCATGACAGTAATGACGTCACCAGCCGTCTTTTGTCCTCCATGTTGAACGTCGACAAACCGGCCGACCTCGTCCACGCCGCAGCTGCGTTTCTCCACCGAAGTCATCCACGTGTATCAAGTGACGCTGCCAACACAAGCCAGGCGATCAGAATCCTCCTGCTTCCCCTGCACTTTGTCACTGAGCAGCCCTTGCTAGGAACAG tGCCTGCAGAAGACAACGTAATAATGGCGGCACAGTTGAAGAATAAAAGCACATTCATCGCCATGATATGTGTCTGTTTGAGAAGCGCCCCCCAGTTGGCACTTATG CCTCCTGAGGTCCTCCCATGCAACCCGGCTGCGATTGTCCTCTCAGTTGTTATTTTGCTAAGAATATGCAGTGGTGACACTtccgcctcctcctcgtctTTGCTCAACGGCTGCAGGAATGAGGCTTTCCGGTGCATCATCAGCAGTGGCAAAGTTCAGAAATCTGCTCTAGAAGCTTTGACTTCACTCAGCGGCAGCCCAG GGGCTAACAGCACAATGAAGGAGGTCTCTGAAGTCTTGATACATTATATAAGTAACCCCGATTCAGACCCCACT GTGCTGCAAAAGTCCTACAAGGCCTTAGTACAGTGGATGAATGTTTGGACGGACCTCTCATCCATTCCACAGCAACTCGGAGAAG ATCTCCTAATGGCAGTGAAGAAGCGTGCATGCGATCCACGTTGGGACGTGAGAGACTCCACCATCGAATTTTTGGGGCAGCTACATTGCCCGCTTTTCCTGAGCGACCGTAGTACGACCCCGCTGctccgggaggcgctgcaggatCCCGAGAGTTACGTGAGAGCCAGCGCCGTCTCGGCACTGGCGCGGGTTCTCATGCCCAGCTGGCAGCAGGGAACGGAGTTGGCCCAGGAACAG ATTGACACAGTGAAACGCCTGTTGGATATTCTCCGCGAGGACACGGAGGGTTTCGCCAGGCGGGCCGTGGTCCGCTACTTCATGGCCTGGTTCTCCTCTTGCGCCTCGCCACCTTCGTCACCCCCCTCGCTTCTCTTGGAGTCGGTGCGCGTCGTGCTCTCACACTGCAGCTTGGATTTGGACTGGGAAGTGAAGGTGAACACGCTGGAGTTAGCCGAGCTCCTTCTTGACGCCGCCTTTTGGGATCACAGGAGAAGCGCCGGTGGAGAGAAGCACCCTTACGCAACATTTTTGACTAATGGGCAGCCGCAAGCCGTGGATGTCACTTCAGACTCGGCGTTGAGATCATTAGCGGATCAAGGCGTCTTCTCGGCCCTGCTGAGCGGCCTGGTGGACTGCGACCGGCCGGTTGCGCTGAAAGCTTGCGAACTCCTCATAAAAATCCGAGACGTCATCTACCTGGCGGGCGACTTGACGACCGGCGTGTGCTGCGAACTTCCCGATCGGGGTTGGGGGAAGGAGATCAGGAAGATGTTGGAGAGCGAAGGAGACGAGAGCCGGCGCATGAATGTGCGCGAGGTGTTGACGTCGCTGGGCTTAGATGAGCGGCGGGTTCTTCTGAGCCAGAGCAGCGATCACGTTCACAACTCCTTCCAGTCTCTGCTGCAGGACATCCTGAGCGGAAGAGATCCTCTCGGGGACGCCGGCAAAGATGGTGGACAAGAAGTTGTAGTTGACTGTTACTGA
- the brat1 gene encoding integrator complex assembly factor BRAT1 isoform X2: protein MASNSTSDSSILSFALKLSGLMAATEDGYRSLQERSVLEVIFRIQRWKDAELWNDPCIRIGWIHGLKRMLLHPEALAFFVQSGFIKPLLQLQSDPSMFVASAANHLLAHILLSIQPEEERASTESGAEHHHVFLQTYDHIKESLVPKEGELAAGSLQVLKMLALILDQARRPLRDQLLNAIATSLEELVEAGYSHLTPALIDVIMAGYSHDSNDVTSRLLSSMLNVDKPADLVHAAAAFLHRSHPRVSSDAANTSQAIRILLLPLHFVTEQPLLGTVPAEDNVIMAAQLKNKSTFIAMICVCLRSAPQLALMPPEVLPCNPAAIVLSVVILLRICSGDTSASSSSLLNGCRNEAFRCIISSGKVQKSALEALTSLSGSPGANSTMKEVSEVLIHYISNPDSDPTVLQKSYKALVQWMNVWTDLSSIPQQLGEDLLMAVKKRACDPRWDVRDSTIEFLGQLHCPLFLSDRSTTPLLREALQDPESYVRASAVSALARVLMPSWQQGTELAQEQIDTVKRLLDILREDTEGFARRAVVRYFMAWFSSCASPPSSPPSLLLESVRVVLSHCSLDLDWEVKVNTLELAELLLDAAFWDHRRSAGGEKHPYATFLTNGQPQAVDVTSDSALRSLADQGVFSALLSGLVDCDRPVALKACELLIKIRDVIYLAGDLTTGVCCELPDRGWGKEIRKMLESEGDESRRMNVREVLTSLGLDERRVLLSQSSDHVHNSFQSLLQDILSGRDPLGDAGKDGGQEVVVDCY from the exons ATGGCCTCCAACTCCACTTCCGATTCCAGCATCCTCTCCTTCGCCCTCAAACTCAGCGGCCTGATGGCAGCCACTGAGGACGGCTACAGATCCTTGCAG GAGCGCTCGGTTTTGGAGGTGATTTTTCGCATTCAGCGCTGGAAGGACGCCGAGCTGTGGAATGACCCCTGCATCCGAATCGGCTGGATTCACGGCTTAAAGAGAATGCTGCTGCACCCGGAGGCGCTGGCTTTCTTTGTGCAGTCAG GTTTCATCAAGCCACTCCTGCAGCTCCAATCGGATCCAAGCATGTTTGTTGCTTCCGCCGCCAATCACTTGCTGGCTCACATCCTGCTCTCAATTCAGCCGGAAGAAGAGCGTGCAAGCACTGAAAGCGGTGCAGAACACCACCATGTTTTCCTCCAAACGTATGACCATATAAAGGAGTCACTGGTACCCAAAGAAGGCGAGCTGGCAGCTGGTAGTCTGCAGGTCCTCAAGATGCTGGCGCTGATCCTGGACCAGGCCCGGCGTCCTCTGCGGGACCAGCTGCTCAATGCGATTGCTACCTCCCTGGAGGAGCTGGTAGAGGCGGGATATAGTCATCTTACACCTGCGCTAATAGATGTTATTATGGCTGGATACAG CCATGACAGTAATGACGTCACCAGCCGTCTTTTGTCCTCCATGTTGAACGTCGACAAACCGGCCGACCTCGTCCACGCCGCAGCTGCGTTTCTCCACCGAAGTCATCCACGTGTATCAAGTGACGCTGCCAACACAAGCCAGGCGATCAGAATCCTCCTGCTTCCCCTGCACTTTGTCACTGAGCAGCCCTTGCTAGGAACAG tGCCTGCAGAAGACAACGTAATAATGGCGGCACAGTTGAAGAATAAAAGCACATTCATCGCCATGATATGTGTCTGTTTGAGAAGCGCCCCCCAGTTGGCACTTATG CCTCCTGAGGTCCTCCCATGCAACCCGGCTGCGATTGTCCTCTCAGTTGTTATTTTGCTAAGAATATGCAGTGGTGACACTtccgcctcctcctcgtctTTGCTCAACGGCTGCAGGAATGAGGCTTTCCGGTGCATCATCAGCAGTGGCAAAGTTCAGAAATCTGCTCTAGAAGCTTTGACTTCACTCAGCGGCAGCCCAG GGGCTAACAGCACAATGAAGGAGGTCTCTGAAGTCTTGATACATTATATAAGTAACCCCGATTCAGACCCCACT GTGCTGCAAAAGTCCTACAAGGCCTTAGTACAGTGGATGAATGTTTGGACGGACCTCTCATCCATTCCACAGCAACTCGGAGAAG ATCTCCTAATGGCAGTGAAGAAGCGTGCATGCGATCCACGTTGGGACGTGAGAGACTCCACCATCGAATTTTTGGGGCAGCTACATTGCCCGCTTTTCCTGAGCGACCGTAGTACGACCCCGCTGctccgggaggcgctgcaggatCCCGAGAGTTACGTGAGAGCCAGCGCCGTCTCGGCACTGGCGCGGGTTCTCATGCCCAGCTGGCAGCAGGGAACGGAGTTGGCCCAGGAACAG ATTGACACAGTGAAACGCCTGTTGGATATTCTCCGCGAGGACACGGAGGGTTTCGCCAGGCGGGCCGTGGTCCGCTACTTCATGGCCTGGTTCTCCTCTTGCGCCTCGCCACCTTCGTCACCCCCCTCGCTTCTCTTGGAGTCGGTGCGCGTCGTGCTCTCACACTGCAGCTTGGATTTGGACTGGGAAGTGAAGGTGAACACGCTGGAGTTAGCCGAGCTCCTTCTTGACGCCGCCTTTTGGGATCACAGGAGAAGCGCCGGTGGAGAGAAGCACCCTTACGCAACATTTTTGACTAATGGGCAGCCGCAAGCCGTGGATGTCACTTCAGACTCGGCGTTGAGATCATTAGCGGATCAAGGCGTCTTCTCGGCCCTGCTGAGCGGCCTGGTGGACTGCGACCGGCCGGTTGCGCTGAAAGCTTGCGAACTCCTCATAAAAATCCGAGACGTCATCTACCTGGCGGGCGACTTGACGACCGGCGTGTGCTGCGAACTTCCCGATCGGGGTTGGGGGAAGGAGATCAGGAAGATGTTGGAGAGCGAAGGAGACGAGAGCCGGCGCATGAATGTGCGCGAGGTGTTGACGTCGCTGGGCTTAGATGAGCGGCGGGTTCTTCTGAGCCAGAGCAGCGATCACGTTCACAACTCCTTCCAGTCTCTGCTGCAGGACATCCTGAGCGGAAGAGATCCTCTCGGGGACGCCGGCAAAGATGGTGGACAAGAAGTTGTAGTTGACTGTTACTGA
- the eif3ba gene encoding eukaryotic translation initiation factor 3, subunit Ba, whose protein sequence is MQETVDMVDDPEYEEEEPSFSDPEDYEDDVDDEELLGDILREKPQEADGIDSVVVVDNVPQVGPERLEKLKNVIHKIFSKFGKITTEFYPDTDGTTKGYIFLEYASPNQALEAVKNADGYKLDKQHTFRVNLFTDFDKYMNIDDEWETPEKQPFKDFGNMRHWIEDPDCRDQYSVIYEAGERTAIFSNDAKDPIVSEERARWTETYVRWSPKGTYLATFHQRGIALWGGEKFKQIQRFSHQGVSLIDFSPCERYVVTFSPLMDTKEDPQAIIIWDILTGQKKRGFHCESAAHWPIFKWSHDGKFFARMTPDTLSIYETPSMGLLDKKSLKISGIKDFSWSPGDNIIAFWVPEDKDIPARVTLMQLPSRQEIRVRNLFNVVDCKLHWQRNGDYLCVKVDRTPKGTQGVVTNFEIFRMREKQVPVDVVEMKESIIAFAWEPNGSKFAVLHGESPRINASFYHVKNNGKIDLIKMFDKQQANSIFWSPQGQFLVLAGLRSMNGALAFVDTSDCTLMNIAEHYMASDVEWDPTGRYVVTSVSWWSHKVDNAYWLWTFQGRLLQKNNKDRFCQLLWRPRPTSLLSADQIKMIKKDLKKYSKIFEQKDRLSQSKASKELVDKRRAMMDEYRRYRDQALQLYQEQKEARMELRGGVDTDEPDSNVDDWEEETIEFFINEEIIPIGDL, encoded by the exons ATGCAAGAAACGGTGGATATGGTGGACGACCCCGAGTACGAGGAAGAGGAGCCCTCCTTTAGCGACCCGGAGGACTACGAGGATGACGTCGATGACGAGG AGCTCCTGGGCGACATCTTGAGGGAGAAACCCCAGGAGGCTGACGGCATCGActcggtggtggtggtggacaaCGTCCCGCAGGTTGGCCCGGAGCGTTTGGAAAAGCTCAAGAACGTCATCCACAAGATCTTCTCCAAGTTTGGGAAGATCACCACCGAGTTCTACCCAGACACCGATGGCACAACCAAAGG TTACATCTTTTTGGAGTATGCGTCACCCAACCAGGCCCTGGAGGCGGTGAAAAACGCAGATGGTTACAAACTGGACAAGCAGCATACATTTCGGGTCAACCTCTTCACCGACTTTGACAA GTACATGAACATCGATGATGAGTGGGAAACTCCTGAGAAGCAACCTTTTAAAGACTTT GGTAACATGCGGCATTGGATCGAGGACCCCGACTGTCGGGATCAGTACAGTGTGATCTACGAAGCCGGCGAGAGGACCGCCATTTTCTCCAACGACGCCAAAGATCCGATCGTCTCCGAAGAGAGAGCG CGTTGGACGGAGACGTACGTGCGCTGGTCCCCCAAAGGCACCTACCTGGCCACCTTCCACCAAAGGGGCATCGCCTTGTGGGGCGGCGAGAAATTCAAGCAGATTCAGAGGTTCAGTCATCAGGGAGTGTCCCTCATCGATTTCTCGCCTTGTGAGAG GTACGTTGTGACCTTCAGCCCGCTGATGGACACCAAAGAGGACCCGCAGGCCATCATCATTTGGGACATTCTGACCGGCCAGAAGAAGAGAGGTTTCCACTGCGAGAGCGCAGCACACTGGCCCATTTTCAA ATGGAGCCACGATGGAAAGTTCTTTGCCAGGATGACACCAGACACTCTGAGCATCTATGAGACTCCG TCTATGGGCCTGCTCGACAAGAAGAGTCTTAAGATCAGCGGAATCAA GGACTTCTCGTGGTCTCCGGGCGACAACATCATCGCGTTCTGGGTGCCCGAGGACAAGGACATCCCGGCCAGGGTGACTCTGATGCAGCTGCCTTCCCGCCAGGAGATCCGCGTGCGCAACCTCTTCAACGTGGTGGACTGCAAGCTGCACTGGCAGAGGAACGGCGACTATCTCTGCGTGAAAGTAGACAGGACTCCCAAAGGGACACAG GGCGTGGTCACAAACTTTGAAATCTTCCGTATGAGAGAGAAGCAAGTTCCTGTTGATGTGGTGGAGATGAAAG AGAGCATCATCGCGTTCGCGTGGGAGCCCAACGGAAGCAAGTTTGCAGTTCTGCATGGAGAGTCTCCCAGGATCAACGCCTCCTTCTACCACGTGAAAAACAACGGCAAGATCGATCTCATAA AGATGTTTGATAAGCAGCAGGCCAACAGCATCTTCTGGAGCCCCCAGGGACAGTTCTTGGTTCTGGCTGGACTCAGGAG tatGAATGGCGCGCTCGCCTTTGTGGATACGTCGGACTGCACCTTGATGAACATAGCAGAGCATTACATGGCCTCCGACGTGGAGTGGGACCCCACCGGCCGCTACGTGGTCACCTCGGTCTCCTGGTGGAGCCACAAG gtgGACAATGCTTACTGGCTGTGGACATTCCAGGGTCGCCTTCTACAGAAGAACAACAAGGACCGCTTCTGCCAGCTGTTGTGGAGACCACGACCTACGAGCCTGCTTAGTGCAGACCAAATCAAG ATGATCAAGAAGGATCTGAAGAAATACTCCAAGATCTTTGAGCAGAAGGATCGTCTGAGCCAGTCCAAGGCTTCAaag GAACTGGTGGACAAGCGCAGGGCCATGATGGACGAGTACCGTCGCTACAGGGATCAGGCGCTGCAGCTCTATCAGGAGCAGAAAGAAGCCCGCATGGAGCTCCGAGGGG GAGTGGACACTGACGAGCCGGACAGCAACGTGGACGACTGGGAGGAGGAGACCATTGAATTTTTTATCAACGAAGAAATCATTCCCATCGGAGATCTGTAG
- the LOC144020779 gene encoding carbohydrate sulfotransferase 12-like, protein MGTWRGLRVAFILGALSVILLIIAYWDDVGGGFNLYPPRDRKHERCPQTSTGRSLTAPTPPGTSGATWPPMGTNQSVEGRRERAQLGGEDDEERDESRDGSGEQMARKRRIRDVCSGMDFPGRARAFEQIPNRELDHLIVDDTHQIIYCYVPKVACTNWKRVMVVLSQSLVSPVSGKPYTDPESVPPDLVHNSSLHLTFAKFWRHYGSLSRHLMALKLQHYTKFLFVRDPFVRLISAFRNKFGRPNEDFYRQFGSVILRRYGNLSGSLPETAAEAFAAGIKPTFQQFISYLLDAETEKESVFNEHWRQVYRLCHPCQVKYDFIGRLETLETDAEQLLKLLQVDHLLRFPSGARNRTAASWERDWFAQIPVSTRTELYKLYQPDFELFGYPKPDSVLHHH, encoded by the exons ATGGGAACGTGGCGCGGCCTGCGCGTGGCCTTCATCCTGGGCGCTCTGTCCGTCATCCTGCTCATCATCGCCTACTGGGACGACGTCGGCGGCGGCTTCAACCTTTACCCTCCGCGGGACCGCAAACACGAGCGTTGCCCTCAAACCTCAACGGGCCGCTCGCTCACGGCCCCCACGCCCCCGGGAACATCCGGCGCGACGTGGCCTCCGATGGGGACGAACCAAAGCGTGGAGGGGAGGAGAGAGCGAGCGCAGCTGGGTGGAGAGGATGACGAGGAAAGGGACGAGAGCCGGGATGGAAGTGGGGAGCAGATGGCGAGGAAGCGGAGGATCAGGGATGTGTGTTCGGGGATGGACTTCCCCGGACGGGCCCGTGCGTTCGAGCAGATTCCAAACAGGGAATTGGACCACCTGATAGTCGATGACACGCATCAGATCATCTACTGCTACGTTCCCAAG GTGGCTTGCACCAACTGGAAGAGGGTGATGGTGGTCCTGTCCCAGTCTCTGGTCTCACCCGTCTCAGGAAAGCCTTACACTGATCCGGAGTCGGTTCCCCCGGACCTCGTACACAATTCCTCGCTTCACCTCACTTTTGCCAA GTTTTGGCGCCATTATGGCTCTCTGTCCCGCCACCTGATGGCGCTCAAGCTCCAACACTACACCAAGTTCCTGTTCGTACGGGACCCCTTTGTCCGCCTCATCTCGGCCTTCAGGAACAAGTTCGGAAG GCCCAACGAGGACTTCTACCGCCAGTTTGGCTCAGTCATCCTGCGTCGCTACGGCAACCTATCAGGGAGCTTGCCGGAAACGGCGGCTGAGGCGTTTGCGGCGGGGATCAAACCCACCTTCCAGCAGTTCATCTCGTATCTGCTGGATGCGGAGACGGAGAAGGAGAGCGTCTTCAATGAACACTGGCGCCAG GTTTACCGTCTCTGCCATCCATGCCAGGTGAAGTACGACTTCATCGGGCGACTGGAAACGCTGGAGACGGACGCCGAGCAGCTTCTGAAGCTTTTGCAAGTGGATCATCTGCTACGGTTCCCCTCGGGGGCCAGAAACCGAACCGCAGCCAGCTGGGAAAGGGACTGGTTCGCCCAAATTCCAGTTTCAACGAGGACAGAGCTGTACAAGCTTTACCAACCAGACTTTGAGTTGTTTGGCTACCCCAAACCTGATAGCGTACTACACCATCattag